In Rhodanobacter denitrificans, a single window of DNA contains:
- a CDS encoding M16 family metallopeptidase — MSRRKNACRLAVFTAIAIAAGNVAAAEFPATPPAPGPAPQLTVPTPSTQTLANGLQVISVRRAGLPLVTAQLVLRSGGEMDPPALAGLADLTASLLTKGAAGQSAPQIAAAAEALGGSLDADAGWDESAVGITVTTPKLPQALGLLAEVVRQPDFSAAELKRAQAQAIDDLRLLLSRPTALASLAASRGVFGDGAYGHSRGGTPASIARIGRADVQRLHAALYRPDNAILILAGDVTAAQALALGQASFGDWARPATPLPARPAGKAASRVPAIVLIDQRGAGQAGVVAAHAAPSRGDDGYYVGTLANAVLGGSYSARLNEEIRIKRGLSYGANSRLQPLRDAGLWLAAAQTKNPSAAQVVELMLGEFKRLGDNRVGDAELAARKATLIGAYGRSLETTAGLAEQVGELAVYGVPLDEIGRYIAKVQAVTPKQIEKYADKHLNAGASTVVVVGDAAQFAADVRKAHPQAALLESTALDLDSPTLQPVVGK; from the coding sequence ATGAGCCGCCGCAAGAACGCCTGCCGTCTGGCCGTCTTTACGGCCATCGCGATCGCCGCCGGCAACGTGGCGGCCGCCGAGTTTCCCGCCACGCCGCCTGCGCCGGGCCCCGCGCCGCAGCTGACCGTGCCGACGCCGTCGACGCAAACCCTGGCGAACGGCCTGCAGGTGATCAGCGTGCGCCGCGCCGGCCTGCCGCTGGTCACCGCGCAGCTGGTGTTGCGCAGCGGCGGCGAGATGGACCCGCCGGCGCTGGCCGGCCTGGCCGACCTCACCGCGAGCCTGCTGACCAAGGGCGCCGCCGGCCAGAGCGCGCCACAGATCGCCGCCGCCGCCGAGGCGTTGGGCGGTTCGCTGGATGCCGATGCCGGCTGGGACGAAAGTGCGGTCGGCATCACCGTGACTACGCCGAAGTTGCCGCAGGCGCTGGGCCTGCTCGCCGAAGTGGTGCGCCAGCCGGATTTCAGCGCGGCCGAGCTGAAACGGGCGCAGGCGCAGGCGATCGACGACCTGCGCCTGCTGCTGAGCCGGCCTACCGCGCTGGCCTCGCTGGCGGCCAGCCGTGGCGTGTTCGGCGATGGCGCCTACGGCCATTCGCGCGGCGGCACGCCGGCCTCGATCGCGCGGATCGGACGCGCCGACGTGCAGCGGCTGCATGCCGCGCTGTACCGGCCGGACAACGCGATCCTGATCCTCGCCGGCGACGTCACTGCGGCGCAGGCGCTTGCGCTGGGGCAGGCCAGCTTCGGCGACTGGGCCAGGCCGGCCACGCCGCTGCCGGCGCGACCGGCGGGCAAGGCCGCCAGCCGCGTGCCGGCGATCGTGCTGATCGACCAGCGCGGCGCCGGGCAGGCCGGCGTGGTCGCGGCACATGCGGCGCCGTCGCGCGGCGATGACGGCTACTACGTGGGCACGCTCGCCAACGCGGTGCTCGGCGGCTCGTACTCGGCGCGCCTGAACGAGGAGATCCGCATCAAGCGCGGCCTGTCCTATGGCGCCAACAGCCGGCTGCAGCCGTTGCGCGACGCCGGCCTGTGGCTGGCCGCGGCACAGACCAAGAATCCGTCCGCGGCGCAGGTGGTCGAGCTGATGCTGGGCGAGTTCAAACGCCTGGGCGACAACCGCGTCGGCGACGCCGAGCTGGCCGCGCGCAAGGCCACCCTGATCGGCGCCTACGGCCGCAGCCTGGAGACCACCGCGGGGCTGGCCGAACAGGTCGGCGAGCTGGCTGTCTACGGCGTGCCGCTGGACGAGATCGGTCGCTACATCGCCAAGGTGCAGGCGGTGACGCCGAAGCAGATCGAGAAGTACGCGGACAAGCATCTGAATGCCGGCGCCAGCACGGTGGTGGTGGTCGGCGACGCCGCGCAGTTCGCCGCGGACGTCCGCAAGGCGCATCCGCAGGCCGCGCTGCTGGAATCGACCGCGCTGGACCTGGACAGCCCGACCCTGCAGCCGGTGGTCGGCAAGTAG
- a CDS encoding acyloxyacyl hydrolase, which translates to MSLRPLIRSALALALVTAALPATAARFELQAGRSYSNSHGANTAFVEAVFAPQPLGQTRFTWAPDVSLGWIDGRPVATDDSRYTNRDSVALLAAGARFHFGETGDWYQPLFFSEQLAVTNHATHALSSHYQFVSTLGWQAKHFSVALRHVSNGGLHRPNTGETMALVGVAFDL; encoded by the coding sequence ATGTCCCTTCGTCCCCTCATCCGCAGCGCGCTCGCGCTCGCCCTGGTCACCGCCGCGCTGCCTGCGACGGCCGCCCGCTTCGAGCTGCAGGCCGGCCGCAGCTATTCGAACAGCCACGGCGCGAACACCGCCTTCGTCGAGGCCGTGTTCGCGCCGCAGCCGCTGGGCCAGACCCGCTTCACTTGGGCGCCGGATGTCTCGCTCGGCTGGATCGACGGCCGCCCCGTGGCGACCGACGACAGCCGCTACACCAATCGCGACTCGGTGGCGTTGCTGGCCGCCGGCGCGCGCTTCCACTTCGGCGAGACCGGCGATTGGTACCAGCCGCTGTTCTTCAGCGAACAGCTCGCCGTCACCAATCACGCCACCCACGCGCTCTCCAGCCACTACCAGTTCGTCAGCACGCTGGGCTGGCAGGCGAAGCATTTCAGCGTGGCGCTGCGGCACGTCTCCAATGGCGGGCTGCACCGCCCGAACACCGGCGAGACGATGGCGCTGGTCGGCGTCGCGTTCGATCTCTGA
- a CDS encoding DHA2 family efflux MFS transporter permease subunit, whose amino-acid sequence MTTEFRPPNLALSTIGLSLATFMQVLDTTIANVSLPTIAGNLGVSSNQSTWVITSFAVSMAIALPLTGFLSRRFGEVRLFTACTLLFALASFLCGVSQSMGMLILFRALQGAVAGPMYPITQSLLIGIYPPAKRGMALALLAMVTVVAPIAGPILGGWITDNYSWPWIFFINVPIGIFASMVVADQLRGKVEKTERPKIDYVGLISLIIGVGALQIVLDKGNDEDWFNSTFIVVTSIVAAIGIAVFLIWELTDKDPIVDLKLFRHRNFTVGTIALILGYAAFFAIALMVPLWLQRNLGYTSIWAGYASAPLGIIPVLLTFVVGKYGPRMDLRLLAAAAFVVMGLTCFMRSDFFIGIDFYHVAMVQLWQGLGVALFFMPVLTILLSDLQQNEIASGSGLATFLRTLGGSFSASLTTLLWERRAVTHHEQLTEHITAYSPTTQAAMHQLGQGDQQAAAGVLNDIITQQAYQISFNEVFHALGWIFLALVLVIWLAKPPFTPKARSVSGGH is encoded by the coding sequence ATGACTACCGAATTCCGCCCACCCAACCTGGCGCTCAGCACGATCGGCCTGTCGCTGGCCACCTTCATGCAGGTGCTGGACACCACCATCGCCAACGTGTCGCTGCCGACCATCGCCGGCAACCTCGGCGTGAGCAGCAACCAGAGCACCTGGGTGATCACCTCGTTCGCGGTGAGCATGGCGATCGCGCTGCCGCTGACCGGCTTCCTCAGCCGCCGCTTCGGCGAGGTGCGGCTGTTCACCGCCTGCACGCTGCTGTTCGCGCTGGCCTCGTTCCTGTGCGGCGTGTCGCAGAGCATGGGCATGCTGATCCTGTTCCGCGCGCTGCAGGGCGCGGTGGCCGGGCCGATGTACCCGATCACGCAGAGCCTGCTGATCGGCATCTATCCGCCGGCCAAGCGCGGCATGGCGCTGGCGCTGCTGGCGATGGTGACGGTGGTGGCGCCGATCGCCGGCCCGATCCTCGGCGGCTGGATCACCGACAACTATTCATGGCCGTGGATCTTCTTCATCAACGTGCCGATCGGCATCTTCGCCAGCATGGTGGTGGCCGACCAGCTGCGCGGGAAGGTGGAGAAGACCGAGCGGCCGAAGATCGACTACGTCGGCCTGATCAGCCTGATCATCGGCGTGGGCGCGCTGCAGATCGTGCTGGACAAGGGCAACGACGAGGACTGGTTCAATTCCACCTTCATCGTCGTCACCAGCATCGTCGCGGCGATCGGCATTGCGGTGTTCCTGATCTGGGAGCTGACCGACAAGGACCCGATCGTCGACCTGAAACTGTTCCGCCACCGCAACTTCACCGTCGGCACGATTGCGCTGATCCTCGGTTACGCGGCGTTCTTCGCGATCGCACTGATGGTGCCGCTGTGGCTGCAGCGCAACCTCGGCTACACCTCGATCTGGGCCGGCTACGCCAGCGCACCGCTGGGCATCATCCCGGTGCTGCTGACCTTCGTCGTCGGCAAGTACGGGCCGCGCATGGATCTGCGGCTGCTGGCGGCGGCCGCGTTCGTGGTGATGGGCCTGACCTGCTTCATGCGCTCGGATTTCTTCATCGGCATCGACTTCTACCACGTGGCGATGGTGCAGCTGTGGCAGGGCCTGGGCGTGGCGCTGTTCTTCATGCCGGTGCTGACCATCCTGCTGTCGGACCTGCAGCAGAACGAGATCGCCTCCGGCTCCGGCCTGGCCACCTTCCTGCGCACGCTGGGCGGCAGCTTCTCCGCCTCGCTCACCACCTTGCTGTGGGAGCGCCGCGCGGTGACCCACCACGAACAGCTGACCGAGCACATCACCGCCTACAGTCCGACCACGCAGGCCGCGATGCATCAGCTCGGCCAGGGCGACCAGCAGGCTGCCGCCGGCGTGCTCAACGACATCATCACCCAGCAGGCCTACCAGATCTCGTTCAACGAGGTGTTCCACGCGCTGGGCTGGATCTTCCTCGCGCTGGTGCTGGTGATCTGGCTGGCCAAGCCGCCGTTCACGCCGAAGGCGCGCAGCGTCTCCGGCGGCCACTGA
- a CDS encoding HlyD family efflux transporter periplasmic adaptor subunit has product MSSQNPTAPELAPSARKNPRGPLLRLLAVVVLLAVIGWALWYFLDGRWYEGTDDAYVNGNVVQITPQVPGTVVSIGADDGDRVHAGDVLVRLDPSDADVALAEAKANLANTVRKVRGLYSSVSGARADVAARQTAVDKARADYHRRVALARSGAISAEELAHASDALTSAESALTAAQQQYQTSKVLVDDTVVASHPDVQAASARLRAAFLDDVRATLIAPVDGYVAKRSVQVGQRVQPGAALMAVVPLHGVWVDANFKETQLTDMRIGQPVTIRSDVYGSAVEYKGKVQSLGVGTGSAFSLLPAQNATGNWIKIVQRIPVRIVFDDPAQLDQHPLRIGMSLDVDVSLHDRSGPMLSQRSPSKPAFSTDVYRQQLAKADAAITQIVHANMARTK; this is encoded by the coding sequence ATGTCCAGCCAGAATCCAACCGCGCCCGAGCTCGCCCCGTCCGCGCGGAAGAACCCGCGCGGCCCGCTGCTGCGCCTGCTCGCCGTCGTGGTGCTGCTCGCCGTGATCGGCTGGGCGCTGTGGTATTTCCTCGACGGGCGCTGGTACGAAGGCACCGACGACGCCTACGTCAACGGCAACGTGGTGCAGATCACCCCGCAGGTGCCCGGCACCGTGGTCAGCATCGGCGCCGATGACGGCGACCGGGTGCACGCCGGCGACGTGCTGGTGCGGCTCGACCCCAGCGATGCCGACGTGGCGCTGGCCGAGGCGAAGGCCAACCTGGCCAACACCGTGCGCAAGGTGCGCGGGCTGTACTCCAGCGTCAGCGGTGCCCGCGCCGACGTGGCCGCGCGCCAGACTGCGGTGGACAAGGCGCGCGCGGACTACCACCGGCGCGTGGCGCTGGCCAGGTCCGGCGCGATCTCGGCCGAGGAGCTGGCGCATGCCAGCGACGCGCTGACCAGCGCCGAGAGCGCGCTGACCGCGGCGCAGCAGCAGTACCAGACCAGCAAGGTGCTGGTCGACGACACCGTGGTCGCCTCGCACCCGGACGTGCAGGCCGCCTCGGCCCGCCTGCGCGCCGCCTTCCTCGACGACGTGCGCGCCACCCTGATCGCGCCGGTGGATGGCTATGTGGCCAAACGCTCGGTGCAGGTCGGCCAGCGCGTGCAGCCGGGCGCCGCGCTGATGGCGGTGGTGCCGCTGCATGGCGTGTGGGTGGATGCGAACTTCAAGGAAACCCAGCTCACCGACATGCGCATCGGCCAGCCGGTGACGATCAGGTCCGACGTCTACGGCAGCGCGGTGGAATACAAGGGCAAGGTGCAGAGCCTGGGCGTCGGCACCGGCAGCGCGTTCTCGCTGCTGCCGGCGCAGAACGCCACCGGCAACTGGATCAAGATCGTGCAGCGCATCCCGGTGCGCATCGTGTTCGACGATCCGGCCCAGCTCGACCAGCACCCGCTGCGCATCGGCATGTCGCTGGACGTGGACGTGAGCCTGCACGACCGCAGCGGCCCGATGCTGTCGCAGCGCTCGCCGAGCAAGCCCGCCTTCAGCACCGACGTCTATCGGCAGCAACTGGCCAAAGCCGACGCGGCGATCACGCAGATCGTCCACGCCAACATGGCCCGCACCAAGTAA